A genomic region of Rhodobacter capsulatus SB 1003 contains the following coding sequences:
- a CDS encoding amino acid ABC transporter permease, giving the protein MDLIYEYRVFLIAGLIETLKMSLVVAIGGTLCAIAISAAVLAKTRILRQIGFALMEVLRDLPLMVTVLLVYFMLPMTGLNLDPFWSCCAAISIWGGANGAQILRAGLTSVSAGQRETAAAFGFSPLKGLLLITLPQAMPVIIPPYVSLLTALVQATSLGAVVGAQELLRSGQVVIEQTTILRGGSPAYLVYGSILVVYFALCTLISLIGGRIERHFLRPYAPGDDTRLEAQARDLGARLQTRA; this is encoded by the coding sequence ATGGACCTGATTTACGAATATCGCGTCTTCCTGATCGCGGGGCTGATCGAAACGCTGAAGATGTCGCTCGTCGTGGCGATCGGCGGGACGCTTTGCGCCATTGCGATCAGCGCGGCGGTGCTGGCCAAGACCCGGATCCTGCGCCAGATCGGCTTTGCGCTGATGGAAGTGCTGCGCGATCTGCCGCTGATGGTCACGGTGCTGCTCGTGTATTTCATGCTGCCGATGACCGGGCTCAACCTTGACCCGTTCTGGTCCTGCTGTGCGGCGATCTCGATCTGGGGCGGGGCGAATGGCGCGCAGATCCTGCGGGCGGGGCTGACCTCGGTCAGCGCGGGCCAGCGCGAGACCGCCGCGGCCTTCGGCTTCAGCCCGCTCAAGGGGCTGTTGCTGATCACCCTGCCGCAGGCGATGCCGGTGATCATTCCGCCCTATGTCAGCCTGCTGACGGCGCTGGTGCAGGCGACGTCGCTTGGCGCGGTGGTGGGGGCGCAGGAACTGCTGCGCTCGGGGCAGGTGGTGATCGAACAGACCACGATCCTGCGCGGCGGCAGCCCGGCCTATCTGGTCTACGGCTCGATCCTCGTCGTCTATTTCGCGCTTTGCACGCTGATCTCGCTGATCGGGGGCCGGATCGAACGCCACTTCCTGCGGCCCTATGCGCCCGGCGACGACACCCGGCTGGAGGCACAGGCCCGCGACCTCGGGGCCAGGCTGCAGACGCGGGCCTGA
- a CDS encoding transporter substrate-binding domain-containing protein, with the protein MLNVNTTLGALLLAGVTALSGAAQAQDFPPLPAAIKEAGKIRIGVKCDSPPFGASGPDGKPLGIEIEMARKIGTFAFGSEAGAELSCVTSEARIPSLNSGKLDLILATLGRTPARMDVIDYSDIYFWGSSNVLVPADSPVKTLADLSGKTVIVVKGATQIKWLEANIPGIEILQLNTTADGVQALKQGRADGFVGDGGLVYTLAGNYPETRVVEEGLDLGVNGIGLRKNEPELKAFVDAALDELRKDGFYERVIPEFVKEPAVAEVMKRGFLEAPPQL; encoded by the coding sequence ATGCTCAACGTCAACACGACCCTCGGCGCGCTGCTGCTGGCGGGGGTGACGGCCCTGTCCGGCGCCGCCCAGGCGCAGGACTTCCCGCCGCTGCCCGCGGCGATCAAGGAGGCGGGCAAGATCCGCATCGGCGTGAAATGCGACAGCCCGCCCTTCGGCGCCTCGGGCCCCGACGGCAAGCCGCTCGGCATCGAGATCGAGATGGCCCGGAAGATCGGCACATTCGCCTTCGGTTCGGAAGCGGGGGCAGAGCTTTCCTGCGTCACCTCCGAGGCGCGGATCCCCTCGCTCAATTCCGGCAAGCTTGACCTCATCCTGGCGACGCTGGGCCGGACCCCGGCGCGGATGGACGTGATCGACTATTCCGACATCTATTTCTGGGGCAGCTCGAACGTGCTCGTTCCGGCCGACAGCCCGGTGAAGACGCTTGCGGACCTGTCGGGCAAGACCGTCATCGTGGTCAAGGGCGCGACGCAGATCAAATGGCTCGAGGCCAACATCCCCGGCATCGAGATCTTGCAGCTGAACACCACCGCCGACGGGGTGCAGGCGCTCAAGCAGGGCCGCGCCGACGGCTTTGTCGGCGACGGCGGGCTGGTCTACACGCTGGCGGGCAATTATCCCGAGACGCGCGTGGTGGAAGAGGGGCTCGACCTGGGCGTGAACGGCATCGGCCTGCGCAAGAACGAGCCCGAGCTGAAGGCCTTTGTCGATGCCGCGCTGGACGAACTGCGCAAGGACGGGTTCTATGAGCGGGTGATCCCCGAATTCGTCAAGGAACCCGCCGTGGCCGAGGTGATGAAACGCGGCTTCCTCGAAGCGCCGCCGCAGCTGTGA
- a CDS encoding amino acid ABC transporter ATP-binding protein produces the protein MTRALGITFDKVNKWYGRMHVLRDVSFSVAPGEKIVVCGPSGSGKSTMIRCINRLEEHQSGTITVNGVEVNDQRRNVDQVRRQVGMVFQNFNLYPHLSILDNCTVAPRWVRNIPRAEAEERAMHYLERVRIPDQAHKYPSQLSGGQQQRVAIARSLCMQPEIILFDEPTSALDPELVREVLDTMVSLAEDGMTMICVTHEMGFARQVADRVIFMDRGAIVESAAPDDFFRNPREERTRLFLSQILH, from the coding sequence ATGACGCGGGCTCTCGGGATCACCTTTGACAAGGTCAACAAGTGGTATGGCCGGATGCATGTCCTGCGCGACGTGAGCTTCTCGGTCGCACCGGGCGAAAAGATCGTGGTCTGCGGCCCTTCGGGGTCGGGCAAGTCGACGATGATCCGCTGCATCAACCGCCTTGAGGAACATCAGTCCGGCACGATCACCGTGAACGGGGTCGAGGTGAACGACCAGCGCCGCAACGTCGATCAGGTCCGCCGTCAGGTCGGCATGGTGTTCCAGAACTTCAATCTTTATCCGCATCTGAGCATCCTGGACAATTGCACCGTCGCGCCGCGCTGGGTGCGCAACATCCCCCGCGCCGAGGCCGAGGAACGGGCGATGCACTATCTGGAGCGGGTCCGCATCCCCGATCAGGCGCACAAATATCCCAGCCAGCTCTCGGGCGGTCAGCAACAGCGCGTCGCCATCGCGCGGTCGCTGTGCATGCAGCCCGAGATCATCCTGTTTGACGAACCGACCAGCGCGCTCGACCCCGAACTGGTGCGCGAGGTGCTCGACACGATGGTCTCGCTGGCCGAAGACGGCATGACGATGATCTGCGTCACCCACGAGATGGGCTTTGCCCGTCAGGTGGCCGACCGGGTGATCTTCATGGACCGCGGCGCCATCGTCGAAAGCGCCGCCCCCGACGACTTCTTTCGCAATCCGCGCGAGGAACGCACGCGGCTGTTCCTCAGCCAGATCCTGCACTGA
- a CDS encoding amino acid ABC transporter permease: protein MSFLDWAYILNAGPDLMRGLGMTLLVSGLAILLSLTLGAIGCVLRVSRLRPAAWAVAAYVEFIRGTPYLVQIFFIFYGLPSLGVKLSIFWSGVLALTVWASAFHVESFRAGLSSVSRDIRNASASLGLRPWQHALLVVIPIALRSALPSTLNTVVGTIKNSAYLQAIGLVELTFVAVDRIAQDFRSIEMFLSICVIYLVVILGVSALGRRLEKRLNRPYAAR from the coding sequence ATGAGCTTTCTTGACTGGGCCTATATCCTGAACGCCGGGCCGGACCTGATGCGAGGTCTGGGCATGACGCTGCTGGTCAGCGGCCTGGCGATCCTCCTTTCGCTGACGCTCGGGGCGATCGGCTGCGTGTTGCGCGTCTCGCGGCTGCGGCCCGCGGCCTGGGCGGTGGCGGCCTATGTCGAGTTCATCCGCGGCACGCCCTATCTGGTTCAGATCTTCTTCATCTTCTACGGCCTGCCCAGCCTTGGCGTGAAACTGTCGATCTTCTGGTCGGGCGTGCTGGCGCTGACGGTCTGGGCCAGCGCCTTTCATGTCGAAAGCTTCCGCGCCGGCCTGTCCTCGGTCAGCCGCGACATCCGCAATGCCTCGGCCTCGCTGGGCCTGCGCCCCTGGCAGCATGCGCTTTTGGTGGTGATCCCGATCGCGCTGCGCTCGGCGCTGCCCTCCACGCTCAACACGGTCGTCGGCACGATCAAGAACTCGGCCTATCTGCAGGCGATCGGGCTGGTCGAGCTGACCTTCGTCGCGGTGGACCGGATCGCGCAGGATTTCCGCTCGATCGAGATGTTCCTGTCGATCTGCGTGATCTATCTGGTCGTGATCCTCGGTGTTTCGGCGCTTGGGCGGCGGCTGGAAAAACGCCTCAACCGCCCCTATGCGGCACGGTGA